Proteins co-encoded in one Cyprinus carpio isolate SPL01 chromosome B5, ASM1834038v1, whole genome shotgun sequence genomic window:
- the si:dkey-251i10.2 gene encoding putative defense protein 1 has product MDAVFFGVVILQVLTSVLSFPSGAPTSACVDMMPRHGGVQPKPNPAPYTIYPSSTTFQTGKPITVVIKGPDYSGVLLEARSGSDSKAIGTWQTPPTNTKFLACSGNQQGAITHANTNIKNNSTVYTWIPPATAKNVVFKATVAQQRTVFWVDVMSSTLTSSEGGTSLDVYSSAERIVTSSLLLLVVLLVIVRYQVA; this is encoded by the exons ATGGATGCTGTGTTTTTTGGGGTTGTCATACTACAGGTTTTGACATCTGTTCTGTCCTTTCCAAGTGGGGCACCAACTTCAGCTTGTGTGGATATGATGCCCAGGCATGGAGGAGTACAGCCCAAGCCAAACCCTGCTCCATACACCATCTATccaagcagcacaacttttcagACTGGAAAACCCATTACAG TTGTAATCAAAGGTCCAGACTATAGTGGCGTGCTCCTTGAGGCTCGCTCTGGATCTGACTCAAAAGCAATAGGAACCTGGCAGACACCTCCAACTAACACAAAGTTCTTAGCG TGTTCAGGAAACCAGCAAGGTGCAATCACCCATGCCAAcaccaacataaaaaacaactcCACTGTCTATACCTGGATTCCACCAGCTACAGCCAAAAATGTTGTCTTCAA GGCCACTGTAGCCCAGCAGCGCACTGTGTTCTGGGTAGACGTGATGTCTTCAACTTTGACTTCCA GTGAAGGAGGAACATCACTTGATGTATACAGTAGTGCTGAAAGGATTGTCACATCTTCCCTGTTACTTCTTGTTGTCCTGCTGGTAATTGTTCGATACCAAGTTGCTTAA